In Lysobacter luteus, a single window of DNA contains:
- the rpsL gene encoding 30S ribosomal protein S12, whose amino-acid sequence MATINQLVRKPRQAATYKSASPALENCPQRRGVCTRVYTTTPKKPNSAMRKVAKVRLTNGYEVISYIGGEGHNLQEHSVVLIRGGRVKDLPGVRYHTVRGSLDAAGVAKRRQRRSKYGAKRPKS is encoded by the coding sequence ATGGCGACGATCAATCAGCTGGTCCGCAAACCGCGGCAGGCGGCCACGTACAAGAGCGCCTCGCCGGCGCTGGAGAACTGCCCGCAGCGCCGGGGTGTTTGCACCCGTGTCTACACCACCACCCCGAAGAAGCCGAACTCGGCGATGCGCAAGGTGGCCAAGGTTCGCCTGACCAACGGTTACGAGGTCATCTCGTACATCGGTGGTGAGGGTCACAACCTGCAGGAGCACTCGGTGGTGTTGATCCGCGGCGGTCGCGTCAAGGACCTGCCGGGCGTCCGTTACCACACCGTTCGCGGTTCGCTCGACGCCGCCGGCGTCGCCAAGCGTCGCCAGCGTCGCTCCAAGTACGGCGCCAAGCGCCCGAAGTCCTAA
- the fusA gene encoding elongation factor G, with protein MARTTPIERYRNFGIMAHIDAGKTTTSERILFYTGVSHKIGEVHDGAATMDWMEQEQERGITIQSAATTAFWKGMDKTLPEHRFNIIDTPGHVDFTIEVERSLRVLDGAVFVLCAVGGVQPQSETVWRQANKYEVPRLAFVNKMDRTGANFDKVVGQLKSRLGAYPVPMQVPVGAEDGFDGVIDLLKMKRIHWDTASQGTVFEYGEIPAELADKATEARAFMVEAAAEASEELMDKYLNDGELSEAEIIAGLRARTLKTEIVPVFCGTAFKNKGVQAMLDGVIQLLPSPVDVPAVQGVDEDEKEVTRKASDEEKFSALAFKIMTDPFVGSLTFFRVYSGVLNSGDQVYNPVKMKKERVGRLLQMHSNDRQEIKEVRAGDIAAAVGLKDVTTGDTLCAQDAVITLERMVFPEPVISMAVEPKTKSDQEKMGIALGRLAQEDPSFRVRTDEESGQTIIAGMGELHLDIIVDRMKREFNVEANVGKPQVAYRETIRKQVKVEGKFVRQSGGKGQFGHVWIEMIPQEPGAGYEFENAIVGGVVPKEYIPAVDKGIQEAVANGVLAGYPVVDVKIRLVDGSYHEVDSSEMAFKIAGSMAFKEGFNKANPCLLEPMMKVEIVTPEDYLGDVMGDVSRRRGILQGQDDSPSGKIINAMIPLGEMFGYATTLRSMSQGRATYSMEFDHYAEAPTNIAEAVVKKN; from the coding sequence GTGGCTCGCACCACTCCCATCGAGCGTTACCGCAACTTCGGCATCATGGCCCACATCGATGCCGGCAAGACCACCACGTCCGAACGCATCCTGTTCTACACCGGTGTCAGCCACAAGATCGGCGAGGTGCATGACGGCGCCGCGACGATGGACTGGATGGAGCAGGAGCAGGAGCGCGGCATCACCATCCAGTCGGCGGCCACCACGGCGTTCTGGAAGGGGATGGACAAGACCCTGCCCGAGCACCGCTTCAACATCATCGACACCCCCGGGCACGTCGACTTCACCATCGAGGTGGAGCGTTCGCTGCGCGTGCTCGACGGCGCGGTGTTCGTGCTGTGTGCGGTCGGTGGCGTGCAGCCGCAGTCCGAGACCGTCTGGCGCCAGGCCAACAAGTACGAAGTTCCGCGCCTCGCGTTCGTCAACAAGATGGACCGCACGGGCGCCAACTTCGACAAGGTCGTCGGCCAGCTGAAGTCGCGCCTGGGTGCCTACCCGGTGCCGATGCAGGTGCCGGTCGGTGCCGAGGACGGCTTCGACGGCGTGATCGACCTGCTCAAGATGAAGCGCATCCACTGGGACACCGCGTCCCAGGGCACCGTGTTCGAGTACGGCGAGATCCCGGCCGAGCTGGCCGACAAGGCCACCGAAGCGCGTGCGTTCATGGTCGAGGCCGCCGCCGAGGCGTCCGAAGAGCTGATGGACAAGTACCTCAACGACGGTGAGCTGTCGGAGGCCGAGATCATCGCCGGCCTGCGCGCGCGCACCCTGAAGACCGAGATCGTCCCGGTGTTCTGCGGTACCGCGTTCAAGAACAAGGGCGTGCAGGCCATGCTCGACGGCGTCATCCAGCTGCTGCCGTCGCCGGTCGACGTGCCGGCCGTGCAGGGCGTCGACGAGGACGAGAAGGAAGTCACCCGCAAGGCCTCGGACGAGGAGAAGTTCTCGGCCCTGGCGTTCAAGATCATGACCGACCCGTTCGTCGGCTCGCTGACCTTCTTCCGGGTGTACTCGGGCGTGCTGAACTCCGGTGACCAGGTGTACAACCCGGTCAAGATGAAGAAGGAGCGCGTCGGCCGTCTGCTGCAGATGCACTCCAACGATCGCCAGGAGATCAAGGAAGTCCGCGCCGGCGACATCGCCGCGGCCGTCGGCCTGAAGGACGTCACCACCGGTGACACCCTGTGCGCGCAGGACGCTGTGATCACCCTCGAGCGGATGGTCTTCCCGGAGCCGGTCATCTCGATGGCGGTGGAGCCCAAGACCAAGTCGGACCAGGAAAAGATGGGCATCGCCCTCGGCCGCCTGGCGCAGGAGGACCCGTCCTTCCGCGTGCGTACCGACGAGGAGTCGGGCCAGACCATCATCGCCGGCATGGGCGAGCTGCACCTGGACATCATCGTTGACCGCATGAAGCGCGAGTTCAACGTCGAGGCCAACGTCGGCAAGCCGCAGGTGGCCTACCGCGAGACCATCCGCAAGCAGGTCAAGGTCGAAGGCAAGTTCGTCCGCCAGTCGGGCGGCAAGGGCCAGTTCGGCCACGTGTGGATCGAAATGATCCCGCAGGAGCCGGGCGCGGGCTACGAGTTCGAGAACGCGATCGTCGGTGGTGTCGTGCCGAAGGAATACATCCCGGCCGTCGACAAGGGTATCCAGGAAGCCGTGGCCAACGGCGTGCTCGCCGGTTACCCGGTTGTCGACGTCAAGATCCGCCTCGTCGATGGTTCGTACCACGAGGTCGACTCGTCCGAAATGGCGTTCAAGATCGCCGGCTCCATGGCGTTCAAGGAAGGCTTCAACAAGGCCAACCCGTGCCTGCTCGAGCCGATGATGAAGGTCGAGATCGTCACCCCCGAGGATTACCTCGGCGACGTGATGGGCGACGTGAGCCGTCGCCGCGGCATCCTGCAGGGCCAAGACGACAGCCCGTCGGGCAAGATCATCAACGCGATGATCCCGCTGGGCGAGATGTTCGGCTACGCGACCACGCTGCGCTCGATGTCGCAGGGCCGCGCGACCTACTCGATGGAGTTCGACCACTACGCCGAGGCGCCGACCAACATCGCCGAAGCAGTGGTCAAAAAGAACTGA
- the rpoC gene encoding DNA-directed RNA polymerase subunit beta', translating to MKDLLNLFNQQRPALDFDAIKIALASPDLIRSWSFGEVKKPETINYRTFKPERDGLFCAAIFGPIKDYECLCGKYKRMKHRGVVCEKCGTEVTLAKVRRERMGHIDLASPVAHIWFLKSLPSRIGLMLDMTLRDIERILYFEAFVVTEPGLTPFERGQLLNEEQYMQARQEHGDDFEAAMGAEAVYDLLRTIDLQSEMVQLKEDIAATGSETKLKRLTKRIKLVEAFIESGNRPEWMIMTVLPVLPPDLRPLVPLDGGRFATSDLNDLYRRVINRNNRLRRLLELNAPDIIVRNEKRMLQESVDALMDNGRRGRAITGTNKRPLKSLADMIKGKQGRFRQNLLGKRVDYSGRSVIVVGPYLKLHQCGLPKKMALELFKPFIFAKLQRRGLATTIKAAKKLVEREEAEVWDILEEVIREHPVLLNRAPTLHRLGIQAFEPVLIEGKAIQLHPLVCTAFNADFDGDQMAVHVPLSLEAQLEARALMMASNNILSPANGEPIIVPSQDVVLGLYYMTRALENKAGEGMAFANVAEVKRAYDNRVVQLHAKVKVRITETVRNEDGTSEEKTSIVDTTVGRALLREILPDGLPFALANVELTKKNISRLINSSYRMLGLKDTVVFADQLMYTGFAYATRAGVSIGIDDMTIPDEKKGILAEAEAEVLEIQEQYQSGLVTAGERYNKVVDIWSRTNERVAKAMMDAIGTETVTNAEGKQVAQKSMNSVYIMADSGARGSQAQIRQLAGMRGLMAKPDGSIIETPITSNFREGLNVQQYFISTHGARKGLADTALKTANSGYLTRRLVDVAQDVVITETDCGTMDGLTMTPIVEGGDVVEPLRDRVLGRIVAEDVFLPGNDEDPIVTRNTLLDEQWVVRLEDAGVQSIKVRSTITCESSFGVCAHCYGRDLGRGHIVNLGEAVGVVAAQSIGEPGTQLTMRTFHIGGAASRAAAIDNVTVKTTGSIKFNNLKHVEHTNGHFVAVSRSGELSVLDAHGRERERYKLPYGATVAVKDGAEIKAGQQVANWDPHNHPIVSEVAGFIRFIDFVEGVTVIEKTDELTGLASREITDPKRRGSAAKDLRPIVRIVDKNGNDLNIPGTDLPAQYQLPPRSVVNLQDGAAVGVGDVVAKIPQEASKTRDITGGLPRVADLFEARKPKDPAILAERSGIVSFGKDTKGKQRLIIKDADGNEHEELIPKYRQIIVFEGEHVEKGETVVDGEPSPQDILRLLGVEPLAVYLTKEIQDVYRLQGVKINDKHIEVIVRQMLRKVEITDQGDSKFLHGEQVERQRYVEEAARVAGRNEIVPQYDPVLLGITKASLATESFISAASFQETTRVLTEAAVRGTRDGLRGLKENVIVGRLIPAGTGLAYHTQRRKNASGLTDSEMEALSAPVTAETADVADAGEESSAT from the coding sequence ATGAAAGACCTGCTCAACCTGTTCAACCAGCAGCGTCCCGCGCTCGACTTCGACGCGATCAAGATCGCGCTCGCGTCGCCGGACCTGATCCGTTCGTGGTCCTTCGGCGAAGTCAAGAAGCCGGAGACCATCAACTACCGCACGTTCAAGCCCGAGCGCGATGGCCTGTTCTGCGCGGCCATCTTTGGTCCGATCAAGGACTACGAGTGCCTGTGCGGCAAGTACAAGCGCATGAAGCACCGCGGCGTGGTCTGCGAGAAGTGCGGCACCGAGGTCACCCTGGCCAAGGTCCGTCGCGAGCGCATGGGCCACATCGACCTGGCCTCGCCGGTTGCGCACATCTGGTTCCTCAAGTCGCTGCCCTCGCGCATCGGCCTGATGCTGGACATGACCCTGCGCGACATCGAGCGCATCCTGTACTTCGAGGCGTTCGTCGTCACCGAGCCGGGCCTGACCCCGTTCGAGCGCGGCCAGCTGCTCAATGAAGAGCAGTACATGCAGGCGCGCCAGGAGCATGGCGACGACTTCGAGGCCGCGATGGGCGCCGAGGCGGTCTACGACCTGCTGCGCACGATCGACCTGCAGTCCGAGATGGTGCAGCTGAAGGAAGACATCGCCGCCACCGGTTCGGAAACCAAGCTCAAGCGACTGACCAAGCGGATCAAGCTGGTCGAGGCGTTCATCGAGTCCGGCAACCGCCCGGAGTGGATGATCATGACGGTGCTGCCGGTGCTGCCGCCGGACCTGCGTCCGCTGGTGCCGCTGGACGGTGGCCGCTTCGCGACCTCCGACCTCAACGACCTGTACCGCCGCGTCATCAACCGCAACAACCGCCTGCGCCGCCTGCTGGAGCTCAACGCGCCCGACATCATCGTGCGCAACGAGAAGCGCATGCTGCAGGAGTCGGTCGACGCGCTGATGGACAACGGCCGCCGTGGCCGCGCCATCACCGGCACCAACAAGCGTCCGCTCAAGTCGCTGGCCGACATGATCAAGGGCAAGCAGGGCCGGTTCCGCCAGAACCTGCTCGGCAAGCGCGTGGACTACTCGGGCCGTTCGGTCATCGTGGTCGGCCCGTACCTCAAGCTGCACCAGTGCGGCCTGCCCAAGAAGATGGCGCTCGAGCTGTTCAAGCCGTTCATCTTTGCCAAGCTGCAGCGCCGTGGCCTGGCCACCACGATCAAGGCCGCCAAGAAGCTGGTCGAGCGTGAAGAGGCCGAGGTGTGGGACATCCTCGAAGAGGTGATCCGCGAGCACCCGGTGCTGCTCAACCGCGCCCCGACCCTGCATCGCCTCGGCATCCAGGCGTTCGAGCCGGTGCTGATCGAGGGCAAGGCGATCCAGCTGCACCCGTTGGTCTGCACCGCGTTCAACGCCGACTTCGACGGTGACCAGATGGCCGTCCACGTGCCGCTCTCGCTGGAAGCCCAGCTGGAAGCGCGCGCGCTGATGATGGCGTCCAACAACATCCTGTCGCCGGCCAACGGCGAGCCGATCATCGTGCCGTCGCAGGACGTCGTGCTGGGCCTGTACTACATGACCCGCGCGCTGGAGAACAAGGCGGGCGAGGGCATGGCGTTCGCCAACGTCGCCGAGGTCAAGCGCGCCTATGACAACCGCGTCGTGCAGCTGCACGCCAAGGTCAAGGTGCGCATCACCGAGACGGTGCGCAACGAGGACGGCACCAGCGAGGAGAAGACCTCGATCGTCGACACGACGGTCGGGCGCGCGCTGCTGCGCGAGATCCTGCCTGACGGCCTGCCGTTCGCGCTGGCCAATGTCGAGCTGACCAAGAAGAACATCAGCCGCCTGATCAACTCCTCCTACCGCATGCTCGGCCTGAAGGACACGGTCGTGTTCGCCGACCAGCTGATGTACACCGGCTTCGCCTACGCGACGCGTGCCGGTGTCTCGATCGGCATCGACGACATGACCATCCCGGACGAGAAGAAGGGCATCCTCGCCGAGGCCGAGGCCGAGGTGCTGGAGATCCAGGAGCAGTACCAGTCCGGCCTGGTCACCGCCGGGGAGCGCTACAACAAGGTGGTCGACATCTGGTCGCGCACCAACGAGCGCGTGGCCAAGGCGATGATGGACGCGATCGGCACCGAGACGGTGACCAATGCCGAGGGCAAGCAGGTCGCGCAGAAGTCGATGAACTCGGTTTACATCATGGCCGACTCCGGCGCGCGTGGTTCGCAGGCGCAGATCCGCCAGCTGGCCGGCATGCGTGGCCTGATGGCCAAGCCGGACGGCTCGATCATCGAGACCCCGATCACCTCGAACTTCCGCGAAGGCCTGAACGTCCAGCAGTACTTCATCTCGACCCACGGTGCGCGAAAGGGCCTGGCCGATACGGCGCTCAAGACCGCCAACTCCGGTTACCTGACCCGTCGCCTGGTCGACGTGGCGCAGGACGTGGTGATCACCGAGACCGACTGCGGCACGATGGACGGGCTCACCATGACCCCGATCGTCGAAGGCGGCGACGTGGTCGAGCCGCTGCGCGACCGCGTGCTGGGCCGCATCGTGGCCGAGGACGTGTTCCTGCCGGGCAACGACGAGGACCCGATCGTCACCCGCAACACCCTGCTCGACGAGCAGTGGGTGGTGCGCCTCGAGGACGCCGGCGTGCAGTCCATCAAGGTCCGCTCGACCATTACCTGCGAGTCGTCGTTCGGCGTCTGCGCCCACTGCTACGGGCGTGACCTGGGCCGCGGCCACATCGTCAACCTCGGCGAGGCGGTCGGCGTGGTTGCCGCGCAGTCGATCGGCGAGCCGGGCACCCAGCTGACCATGCGTACCTTCCACATCGGTGGCGCGGCGTCGCGTGCGGCGGCCATCGACAACGTGACGGTCAAGACCACCGGTTCGATCAAGTTCAACAACCTCAAGCACGTCGAGCACACCAACGGCCACTTCGTCGCGGTGTCGCGCTCGGGCGAGCTGTCGGTGCTGGACGCGCACGGCCGCGAGCGCGAGCGTTACAAGCTGCCGTACGGTGCGACCGTCGCGGTCAAGGACGGCGCGGAGATCAAGGCCGGCCAGCAGGTCGCCAACTGGGATCCGCACAACCACCCGATCGTCTCGGAAGTCGCCGGTTTCATCCGCTTCATCGACTTCGTCGAGGGCGTGACCGTGATCGAGAAGACCGACGAGCTGACCGGCCTGGCCTCGCGCGAGATCACCGATCCCAAGCGTCGCGGTTCGGCCGCCAAGGACCTGCGTCCGATCGTCCGCATCGTCGACAAGAACGGCAACGACCTGAACATCCCGGGCACCGACCTGCCGGCGCAGTACCAGCTGCCGCCGCGCTCGGTCGTCAACCTGCAGGACGGCGCCGCGGTCGGCGTGGGTGACGTGGTCGCCAAGATCCCGCAGGAAGCGTCCAAGACCCGCGACATCACCGGTGGTCTGCCGCGCGTGGCCGACCTGTTCGAGGCGCGCAAGCCGAAGGACCCCGCGATCCTGGCCGAGCGCTCGGGCATCGTCAGCTTCGGCAAGGACACCAAGGGCAAGCAGCGCCTGATCATCAAGGACGCCGACGGCAACGAGCACGAGGAGCTGATCCCCAAGTACCGCCAGATCATCGTGTTCGAAGGCGAGCACGTGGAGAAGGGCGAGACCGTGGTGGACGGCGAGCCGAGCCCGCAGGACATCCTGCGCCTGCTCGGCGTGGAGCCGCTGGCGGTCTACCTCACCAAGGAGATCCAGGATGTCTACCGCCTGCAGGGCGTGAAGATCAACGACAAGCACATCGAGGTGATCGTTCGCCAGATGCTGCGCAAGGTCGAGATCACCGACCAGGGCGACAGCAAGTTCCTGCATGGCGAGCAGGTCGAGCGCCAGCGTTACGTCGAGGAAGCCGCGCGCGTGGCCGGCCGCAACGAGATCGTGCCGCAGTACGATCCGGTGCTGCTGGGCATCACCAAGGCCTCGCTGGCGACCGAGTCGTTCATCTCGGCGGCATCGTTCCAGGAGACCACCCGCGTCCTCACCGAGGCCGCCGTGCGCGGTACCCGTGACGGCCTGCGTGGCCTCAAGGAGAACGTCATCGTCGGCCGCCTGATCCCGGCCGGTACCGGCCTGGCGTACCATACGCAGCGCCGCAAGAACGCCTCGGGGCTCACCGATTCGGAGATGGAGGCGCTGTCCGCGCCGGTCACCGCCGAAACGGCCGACGTCGCCGATGCGGGCGAGGAATCCAGCGCCACGTAA
- the tuf gene encoding elongation factor Tu: MAKGKFERTKPHVNVGTIGHVDHGKTTLTAALTKIGAERFGGEFHAYDAIDKAPEEKARGITISTSHVEYESPTRHYAHVDCPGHADYVKNMITGAAQMDGAILVCSAADGPMPQTREHILLARQVGVPYIVVFLNKADMVDDAELLELVEMEVRELLSKYDFPGDDTPIIHGSALKALEGDQSEIGVPAIIKLVEALDSWIPEPERDVDKAFLMPVEDVFSISGRGTVVTGRIERGVIKVGEEIEIVGIRPTVKTTVTGVEMFRKLLDQGQAGDNAGLLLRGTKRDDVERGQVLCKPGSIKPHTDFEGEVYVLSKDEGGRHTPFFKGYRPQFYFRTTDITGAVELPEGVEMVMPGDNVKMVVSLINPIAMDEGLRFAIREGGRTVGAGVVSKIIK, from the coding sequence ATGGCGAAGGGTAAGTTCGAGCGCACCAAGCCGCACGTCAACGTCGGCACGATCGGTCACGTCGACCACGGCAAGACCACGCTGACCGCAGCGCTGACCAAGATCGGCGCGGAGCGTTTCGGTGGTGAGTTCCACGCCTACGACGCGATCGACAAGGCGCCTGAGGAAAAGGCCCGTGGTATCACGATCTCGACCTCGCACGTGGAATACGAAAGCCCGACGCGCCACTACGCGCACGTTGACTGCCCGGGCCACGCCGACTACGTGAAGAACATGATCACCGGTGCGGCGCAGATGGACGGCGCGATCCTGGTGTGCTCGGCCGCGGACGGCCCGATGCCGCAGACGCGCGAGCACATCCTGCTGGCCCGCCAGGTGGGCGTGCCGTACATCGTGGTGTTCCTGAACAAGGCCGACATGGTGGACGACGCCGAGCTGCTGGAGCTCGTCGAGATGGAAGTGCGCGAGCTGCTGAGCAAGTACGACTTCCCGGGCGACGATACCCCGATCATCCACGGTTCGGCGCTGAAGGCGCTGGAAGGTGACCAGTCGGAGATCGGCGTGCCGGCGATCATCAAGCTGGTGGAGGCGCTGGACAGCTGGATCCCGGAGCCCGAGCGCGACGTGGACAAGGCGTTCCTGATGCCGGTCGAGGACGTGTTCTCGATCTCCGGTCGCGGCACCGTGGTGACCGGCCGCATCGAGCGCGGCGTGATCAAGGTGGGCGAGGAAATCGAGATCGTCGGCATCCGTCCGACCGTCAAGACGACCGTCACCGGCGTCGAGATGTTCCGCAAGCTGCTGGACCAGGGCCAGGCGGGCGACAACGCGGGCCTGCTGCTGCGCGGCACCAAGCGTGACGACGTGGAGCGCGGCCAGGTGCTGTGCAAGCCGGGTTCGATCAAGCCGCACACCGACTTCGAAGGCGAGGTGTACGTGCTGTCGAAGGACGAGGGTGGCCGTCACACGCCGTTCTTCAAGGGCTACCGTCCGCAGTTCTACTTCCGCACCACCGACATCACCGGTGCGGTGGAGCTGCCGGAAGGCGTGGAGATGGTGATGCCGGGCGACAACGTGAAGATGGTCGTCTCGCTGATCAACCCGATCGCCATGGACGAAGGCCTGCGCTTCGCGATCCGCGAAGGCGGCCGTACCGTCGGCGCCGGCGTGGTCTCCAAGATCATCAAGTAA
- the rpsG gene encoding 30S ribosomal protein S7 → MSRKGSTPQRSVLPDPKHGSETIARFINMVMYSGKKSVAEKIVYGAMDVIGEKNPNPLEVVEKALSNISPAVEVKSRRVGGSTYQVPVEVRASRRMALAMRWLIESARKRGENSMPRKLAAELIDASESRGGAIKKREETHRMAEANKAFAHYRW, encoded by the coding sequence ATGTCGCGTAAAGGCTCCACCCCGCAGCGTTCGGTCCTGCCTGATCCCAAGCACGGCAGCGAGACCATCGCGCGCTTCATCAACATGGTCATGTACAGCGGCAAGAAGTCGGTCGCCGAGAAGATCGTCTACGGCGCGATGGACGTGATCGGGGAGAAGAACCCCAATCCGCTCGAGGTTGTCGAGAAGGCGCTGAGCAACATCTCCCCGGCGGTCGAGGTCAAGTCGCGCCGCGTTGGTGGCTCCACCTACCAGGTGCCGGTCGAAGTGCGCGCCTCGCGACGCATGGCGCTGGCGATGCGCTGGCTGATCGAGTCCGCCCGCAAGCGCGGGGAGAACAGCATGCCGCGCAAGCTTGCCGCCGAATTGATCGATGCCTCGGAAAGTCGTGGCGGCGCGATCAAGAAGCGCGAAGAGACCCACCGCATGGCGGAAGCGAACAAGGCGTTCGCGCACTACCGCTGGTGA